A single Tuberibacillus sp. Marseille-P3662 DNA region contains:
- a CDS encoding tubby C-terminal domain-like protein: MNLYDYRFHNTYSTKPAHIYDENRNIIGTLTRVYSNPVQRLLDFYPFKGKLFVKYIITNGEDELVFISKKDLHIFKKRQYHISYYKDDDEYYVHLVDKKSFDMGEKTSFDFNGETYEFEDTLFDWARIQKDDVVIAEWKSSLRPPFKAYFKLVDEAYENEILFLMGIFHTYLHAV, translated from the coding sequence ATGAATCTATATGACTATAGGTTTCATAATACTTATTCCACAAAACCAGCACATATTTATGATGAAAACAGGAACATTATTGGAACTCTTACAAGAGTGTATAGCAACCCTGTTCAGAGATTATTAGATTTTTATCCTTTTAAAGGTAAACTTTTCGTGAAATATATCATAACTAACGGAGAAGATGAATTAGTTTTTATATCCAAAAAAGATCTTCACATTTTCAAGAAAAGACAATATCACATTTCCTACTACAAGGATGATGATGAGTACTATGTGCATCTGGTTGATAAAAAATCCTTTGATATGGGGGAAAAAACAAGTTTCGATTTTAATGGGGAAACTTATGAATTCGAAGATACATTGTTTGATTGGGCTAGAATTCAAAAGGATGATGTGGTGATTGCTGAATGGAAATCTTCCCTCAGACCGCCATTTAAGGCCTATTTCAAACTAGTGGATGAGGCTTATGAAAATGAGATATTATTTCTAATGGGCATTTTCCATACATATCTTCATGCTGTATAA
- a CDS encoding tubby C-terminal domain-like protein produces MGRMLLFLFVGAIGLTLRFIILDKFEWQQLFLVLLFLVTAIAFWFIHRWMLKKDVNYEPTESDHRWNTYMRERFSTGKKYLYQGSEKKGEYQRFYDHWWQHMINEIIAEKGIWYLNLSLQMIDGDFIYFIQQKKKKKFRVSETWHILKDDQLIGKITTDFSMKNAAKSNEGLFLQLHDQAYYFKSLGVGSKTEIILGDHVIGEGKRSDVGRYQYNFEVTEGYEDIESFLMMTFIVFNYVHKQ; encoded by the coding sequence ATGGGGCGAATGTTACTCTTCCTTTTTGTTGGAGCTATAGGTCTAACATTACGTTTTATCATTTTAGATAAATTTGAATGGCAACAGCTTTTTCTTGTGTTGCTATTTTTAGTGACAGCAATTGCATTTTGGTTTATTCACAGATGGATGCTAAAAAAGGATGTCAATTATGAACCAACCGAATCGGATCATCGTTGGAATACATATATGCGTGAGAGATTTTCAACGGGGAAGAAATACCTCTACCAAGGTAGTGAGAAAAAAGGGGAATACCAGCGGTTTTATGATCACTGGTGGCAGCATATGATCAATGAAATTATAGCCGAAAAAGGAATTTGGTATTTAAACCTTTCGTTACAAATGATTGATGGGGATTTTATTTACTTTATCCAGCAAAAAAAGAAGAAAAAATTCAGGGTTAGCGAAACGTGGCATATTTTAAAAGATGATCAGTTGATTGGGAAAATAACAACCGATTTTTCAATGAAAAACGCAGCCAAATCAAATGAGGGTTTATTTCTCCAATTGCATGATCAAGCGTACTACTTCAAGTCTTTGGGTGTGGGTTCAAAAACGGAAATTATACTAGGTGATCATGTGATTGGAGAGGGGAAACGTTCCGATGTTGGACGCTACCAGTACAATTTCGAAGTGACGGAAGGCTATGAAGACATCGAATCGTTTCTTATGATGACGTTCATTGTATTTAATTATGTTCATAAACAGTAA
- a CDS encoding nucleoside deaminase gives MNIDKDRYFLELALEEAERALKENTYPIGAVIVDENCNLIAKGRNEVHPQQDATAHAEIDAIRNAGQAILNAKISRDKFTIYTSLEPCPMCTGGILFANIKRVVWLLNDDLGFGGYRKIKGTNVFDERFNEVELIEEPFDDLKIRQKELMSEWAINPNNIVNLRNAFKM, from the coding sequence ATGAACATTGATAAAGATAGATATTTTTTGGAATTGGCGTTAGAAGAAGCCGAACGAGCCTTAAAGGAAAATACATATCCAATAGGAGCAGTAATTGTTGATGAAAATTGTAATCTAATTGCTAAAGGGCGAAATGAAGTACACCCACAACAGGATGCAACGGCACATGCGGAAATCGATGCCATACGAAATGCTGGTCAAGCTATTTTAAATGCAAAGATTAGTCGTGATAAATTCACCATTTACACCTCCTTAGAACCTTGCCCAATGTGTACAGGTGGCATTCTATTCGCAAATATAAAAAGAGTAGTTTGGTTACTTAATGATGATTTAGGGTTTGGTGGATATAGAAAAATTAAAGGTACAAATGTATTTGATGAGAGGTTTAATGAAGTCGAACTAATTGAGGAGCCATTTGATGACTTGAAAATAAGACAAAAAGAACTTATGAGTGAGTGGGCAATTAATCCAAATAACATTGTTAATTTAAGAAATGCTTTTAAGATGTAA
- a CDS encoding DNA-binding protein, protein MLGLIWIAIGIAVAGYFIGDGLKNFKNPNSKNFLDALDEDDELKLIKESDVHHFIGISKEDAKMLLQEYSDIPHIKLNGQVYFPKKQLRAWLLKLGD, encoded by the coding sequence ATGTTGGGTCTTATATGGATCGCCATTGGTATTGCGGTAGCAGGATATTTTATTGGAGATGGATTAAAGAATTTTAAAAACCCAAATTCGAAAAACTTTTTAGATGCCTTAGATGAGGATGATGAGCTTAAATTAATTAAAGAGAGCGATGTTCATCATTTTATAGGTATATCTAAGGAGGATGCAAAAATGTTACTCCAAGAGTATTCCGATATTCCTCATATTAAATTAAACGGACAGGTATACTTTCCGAAAAAACAATTACGTGCATGGTTGCTGAAATTAGGGGATTAA
- a CDS encoding LysR family transcriptional regulator translates to MNLEDLRVFKEVAEEGNITKAANHLNFVQSNVTAKIRRLEQRYDTQLFYRHKHGVTLSSTGEVLLSYAGQIIQLMDEIDKTLKNSHVPNGTLTIGSMETTAATRLPAILSTYHDLYPQVALSLQTGTTEDLIKATLNRDIEGAFIAGQINHPDLEEIKVFEEELILVAKESNISSLDFNQLDNQTIIVFQSGCFYRDIFEKWLKSEGIRPTNIMELNTLDGVMGCVKAGLGMSLLTKTVADQLPQNENIKQFALPEKYRFISTNFINHKDIVKTSAFHAFVSVMD, encoded by the coding sequence ATGAATCTAGAAGATCTTCGTGTTTTTAAAGAGGTTGCAGAAGAGGGAAATATCACAAAAGCTGCTAATCATTTAAATTTTGTTCAGTCCAATGTAACTGCTAAGATAAGACGGTTAGAACAGAGATATGATACACAACTATTTTATCGACATAAACATGGCGTAACGCTTTCCTCTACAGGTGAGGTTCTCCTCTCTTACGCCGGGCAAATCATTCAACTCATGGATGAAATCGATAAAACGTTAAAAAACTCTCATGTTCCAAATGGAACATTAACCATTGGTTCAATGGAGACAACGGCAGCGACTCGCTTACCAGCAATATTATCCACCTATCATGATCTATATCCACAGGTAGCATTATCATTACAAACGGGTACTACTGAAGACCTTATAAAAGCAACTTTAAATCGTGACATTGAAGGTGCTTTTATCGCCGGTCAAATCAATCATCCAGATTTAGAAGAGATCAAAGTTTTTGAGGAGGAGTTGATTTTAGTTGCAAAAGAAAGTAATATCTCATCCTTAGACTTCAATCAATTAGACAATCAAACCATCATTGTGTTCCAGTCCGGATGCTTTTATAGAGATATATTTGAAAAGTGGCTGAAATCCGAAGGCATCAGACCAACAAACATCATGGAACTGAATACTTTAGACGGTGTGATGGGTTGTGTCAAAGCCGGCTTGGGTATGTCACTGTTAACAAAGACGGTAGCCGACCAACTTCCTCAAAATGAGAATATCAAACAATTTGCGCTGCCAGAAAAGTACAGATTCATTTCAACAAATTTTATTAATCATAAAGATATCGTAAAAACATCCGCCTTTCATGCGTTTGTATCTGTGATGGATTGA